From Carboxydocella sporoproducens DSM 16521, a single genomic window includes:
- the fliP gene encoding flagellar type III secretion system pore protein FliP (The bacterial flagellar biogenesis protein FliP forms a type III secretion system (T3SS)-type pore required for flagellar assembly.), which produces MSLLMTPLLAVSGTIIPGIKLGVETTGQNGDLSSSLQILLVLTILSLAPALLILMTSFTRIVVVLGFLRQALATQQMPPNQVIIGLALFLTFFTMAPTFNQVNKNALQPYFAGKITQQEALTKAIDPLREFMLKQTREKDLALFIRLHKLEKPRTYRDIPTYVIIPAFVISELKTAFEMGFLLFIPFIVIDMIVASALMSMGMMMLPPMMISLPFKLLLFVLVDGWDLVVQSLILSFR; this is translated from the coding sequence ATGTCTTTGCTAATGACCCCTCTGCTGGCTGTTTCCGGGACCATTATACCAGGGATTAAATTAGGAGTAGAGACAACCGGTCAAAATGGTGATTTGAGCTCCAGTTTACAAATTCTTCTGGTATTAACTATCCTGTCTCTGGCGCCGGCGCTGCTAATCCTGATGACCTCATTTACCAGAATCGTAGTGGTTTTGGGTTTTTTGCGCCAGGCCCTGGCTACTCAGCAAATGCCACCGAACCAGGTGATCATAGGTTTAGCTCTCTTTTTGACATTTTTCACTATGGCACCTACCTTTAATCAGGTTAATAAAAATGCTTTACAACCTTATTTTGCAGGGAAAATTACCCAGCAGGAAGCTTTAACTAAGGCAATAGATCCTTTACGCGAATTTATGCTGAAGCAAACCCGGGAAAAAGACCTGGCCTTATTTATCCGCTTGCATAAACTGGAGAAACCCAGGACTTATCGAGATATACCCACTTATGTAATTATTCCTGCTTTTGTTATTAGTGAATTAAAAACAGCTTTTGAAATGGGTTTTCTCCTTTTTATCCCATTTATTGTGATTGATATGATTGTAGCTTCCGCCTTAATGTCCATGGGTATGATGATGTTACCTCCAATGATGATTTCACTACCTTTCAAGTTATTGCTGTTTGTACTGGTAGATGGCTGGGATCTGGTTGTGCAGTCATTAATTTTGAGTTTTAGATAG
- a CDS encoding FliO/MopB family protein: MKKQLFSIIFAALLILPGQLAGAAPTSFQDQPLPPALGEETVKTAAQTELPSIGAYLLKVVITLGLLGAAVYWVKNRYYRVNLPGQLDSQVLRVVDKLDLSVSNSLIIVEVGSRFYLLGTGSGGVNLLTEITDQELIEELMAAKGNSPQQLDRQLVDFTSQLQKQIEKIRNLAGKGGDQ; encoded by the coding sequence GTGAAAAAACAACTATTTAGCATTATTTTTGCAGCCTTGCTAATCTTGCCGGGACAACTGGCTGGTGCGGCCCCGACCTCTTTCCAGGATCAACCTTTGCCACCCGCCCTTGGTGAGGAAACAGTTAAGACAGCGGCTCAGACCGAGCTGCCCAGTATAGGTGCATATCTCTTAAAAGTAGTCATCACTCTGGGCCTGCTTGGCGCAGCGGTTTACTGGGTAAAAAATCGCTATTACCGGGTAAACCTACCTGGCCAGCTGGATAGTCAGGTATTAAGGGTAGTCGACAAACTCGATTTATCCGTAAGCAATTCCTTAATTATCGTCGAGGTTGGCAGTCGCTTTTACTTGCTGGGAACAGGTTCTGGTGGTGTGAATTTGCTGACGGAAATAACTGACCAGGAACTGATTGAGGAGCTGATGGCGGCTAAGGGAAATTCACCCCAGCAGCTGGACAGACAGCTGGTTGATTTTACCAGTCAGTTACAAAAGCAGATCGAAAAAATTCGCAATCTGGCCGGGAAAGGGGGCGACCAGTAA
- a CDS encoding response regulator, giving the protein MSAKILVVDDAAFMRMMIKDILTKAGYNVVAEAENGRKAVELYQLLKPDLVTMDITMPDMDGLTALKEIRKIDPKARIIICSAMGQQPMVIDAIQAGARDFVVKPFQPERVIEAVKKALL; this is encoded by the coding sequence ATGAGCGCCAAAATTCTGGTAGTGGATGATGCTGCCTTTATGCGGATGATGATTAAGGACATTTTGACCAAGGCGGGCTATAATGTAGTGGCTGAAGCGGAAAATGGCCGCAAAGCAGTAGAACTTTATCAACTATTGAAACCAGATCTGGTAACCATGGATATAACCATGCCGGATATGGATGGATTAACAGCTTTGAAAGAGATCAGGAAAATCGATCCAAAAGCGAGAATTATTATTTGCAGTGCCATGGGGCAACAACCGATGGTAATTGATGCCATTCAGGCCGGAGCCCGGGATTTTGTTGTTAAACCTTTCCAGCCTGAACGGGTAATTGAGGCTGTAAAAAAAGCATTACTTTAA
- the fliY gene encoding flagellar motor switch phosphatase FliY, giving the protein MNNGVLSQEEIDALLRSATLQDDSSQQEATAGHDNLDYLLSDIEKDTLGELGNMAMGAAATALSTLLNTRVEITAPQVEIITYQMLENRYPMPFVLVEVDYTSGLHGTNLFVIQNQDALIIADLMMGNDGSNPPQELDEFYLSTVAEAMNQMMGSAATAMSQILAGRVEIGPPRTRTINLASEKLVTGQDEQAPVILITFSMQIGNLVNSHLLQLIPLDLGRKLVEQMLSDINKGEMLSVPETPAYIPEPELAPVIQQPIQDQVSRGGNGGVQSMAGETKKVTVQPVEFAPLDKGGAKAEMPQNLDLIMDVPLQITVELGKSRKTIKEILTLGPGSVVELDKLAGEPVDVLVNGKLVAKGEVVVIDENFGVRITDIVSPMERFGKLT; this is encoded by the coding sequence ATGAATAACGGCGTATTATCACAGGAAGAAATCGATGCTCTCCTCCGTTCTGCTACTCTTCAGGACGATAGTTCTCAGCAAGAGGCGACCGCCGGACATGATAACCTGGATTATTTACTAAGTGATATAGAAAAAGACACTCTGGGTGAGCTGGGAAATATGGCGATGGGAGCGGCTGCCACAGCACTTTCTACATTGCTCAATACCAGGGTCGAGATTACAGCTCCACAGGTTGAAATAATTACCTATCAAATGCTAGAAAACCGCTATCCTATGCCCTTCGTTCTGGTAGAAGTAGACTATACTTCAGGACTGCATGGAACTAATCTTTTTGTTATTCAGAATCAGGATGCCTTGATCATAGCTGATCTTATGATGGGTAATGATGGTTCTAATCCCCCTCAGGAGCTGGATGAATTTTACCTATCTACGGTCGCCGAAGCGATGAACCAGATGATGGGTTCAGCAGCAACAGCCATGTCCCAGATTCTGGCCGGACGGGTTGAGATTGGTCCACCGCGAACCCGTACCATCAATCTGGCCAGTGAAAAACTGGTAACTGGCCAGGACGAACAAGCGCCTGTGATTTTAATAACATTCTCCATGCAAATTGGAAATTTGGTTAACAGCCATCTACTTCAGCTGATTCCCCTCGATTTGGGAAGGAAGCTGGTAGAACAAATGCTGAGTGATATCAACAAAGGGGAGATGCTATCTGTTCCAGAAACACCTGCCTATATACCGGAACCAGAGCTGGCGCCGGTTATCCAGCAACCCATACAGGACCAGGTAAGCAGAGGGGGAAATGGAGGGGTTCAGTCAATGGCAGGTGAAACGAAAAAAGTCACAGTGCAACCCGTTGAATTTGCTCCCCTGGATAAAGGCGGAGCCAAAGCGGAAATGCCGCAAAACCTGGATTTAATCATGGATGTTCCCCTGCAGATAACAGTGGAACTGGGTAAATCACGGAAAACCATTAAAGAAATTTTAACATTAGGACCGGGGTCAGTGGTGGAACTGGATAAGCTAGCTGGTGAGCCTGTGGATGTACTGGTTAATGGAAAACTGGTGGCCAAAGGTGAGGTAGTAGTTATTGATGAAAACTTTGGCGTCAGGATCACAGATATTGTCAGCCCGATGGAACGATTTGGCAAGTTAACGTAA
- the fliM gene encoding flagellar motor switch protein FliM has translation MSEILSQAEIDALLAALTQEEKKDSKEPLASIFHNEQDSLLHGSNKKTTVKVYDFRRPSKFSKEQLHTIQAIHENFCRLAGTYLSAYLRIATQLTVVSVEQITYEEVINSLQNPSIVSVLSSKPLNGNVLLDINPAIGFVMLDRLLGGPGESVEKARNLTDIEQVVLQKLITSLLGYYSEAWSNVFKIDFTLESQESNPQFVQIVSPSEMVVLIGIEARIGQQTGMLSICIPYLTLEPIIGRLNAHIWYGTSRKETDVEYLQKLKNKLQKINVNISVRLGEGTISIKELLEVEVGDIIKLDTKSDELVRLYIGQTPKFLGLPGTIGSRLGVRIVRVIEEGEDSL, from the coding sequence GTGAGTGAAATACTTTCACAAGCAGAAATTGATGCTTTGCTAGCTGCATTAACACAAGAAGAAAAAAAAGATAGTAAAGAGCCTTTAGCAAGTATTTTTCATAATGAACAGGACAGTTTATTACATGGATCGAATAAAAAAACAACTGTAAAAGTTTATGATTTCCGTCGCCCTTCAAAATTCTCAAAGGAACAATTGCATACAATCCAGGCAATTCATGAGAATTTTTGCAGATTAGCTGGAACTTATTTGTCAGCGTATTTACGTATAGCGACCCAGCTAACAGTTGTGTCAGTTGAACAAATTACTTATGAAGAAGTAATAAACTCATTACAAAATCCTTCTATAGTTAGTGTCCTTTCCTCCAAACCGTTAAACGGTAACGTTTTACTCGATATAAATCCTGCTATCGGTTTTGTAATGCTGGATAGGTTATTGGGTGGCCCTGGAGAAAGCGTAGAAAAAGCTCGTAATTTAACAGATATCGAACAAGTTGTTTTACAAAAATTAATAACATCGTTACTTGGCTATTATTCAGAAGCATGGAGTAATGTCTTTAAAATTGACTTCACTTTAGAGAGTCAGGAAAGTAATCCACAGTTTGTTCAGATAGTTTCACCAAGTGAAATGGTTGTACTGATTGGGATTGAGGCAAGAATTGGGCAACAAACGGGTATGCTTTCGATATGTATTCCCTATTTAACATTAGAACCAATCATAGGAAGATTAAATGCGCATATTTGGTATGGTACAAGCAGGAAAGAAACAGATGTCGAATATTTACAGAAATTGAAAAACAAACTGCAAAAAATCAATGTTAATATTTCTGTGCGATTGGGAGAAGGGACGATTTCGATAAAAGAACTACTTGAAGTGGAAGTTGGGGATATTATTAAGCTTGATACAAAAAGCGATGAACTAGTACGTTTATATATAGGGCAGACGCCTAAATTTTTAGGATTGCCTGGAACTATAGGAAGCCGTTTGGGGGTTCGAATAGTGCGAGTTATTGAAGAAGGAGAAGATAGCCTATGA
- a CDS encoding flagellar basal body-associated FliL family protein, protein MASETNKETKSNKIYFTIGIAIIIIVVAVVGTNYFLIKSLLPSLTKQPAATESKSSEIGPIIEAGEFIVNLNDPEASPYLKTKVTIELTNAKNEATAKAREAIIRNDIINILRSKTLEDVTQSDSMVNLAKEITKTLNEKTLPGMVKNVYFSDFVVQK, encoded by the coding sequence TTGGCTTCAGAGACCAACAAGGAAACCAAAAGCAACAAAATCTATTTTACCATTGGGATAGCAATAATCATTATCGTTGTAGCGGTAGTAGGAACCAATTATTTTTTAATTAAAAGTCTATTGCCGAGTTTGACCAAGCAACCAGCAGCTACTGAAAGCAAATCATCAGAAATAGGACCGATTATTGAAGCTGGAGAATTTATAGTTAATTTAAATGATCCCGAGGCTTCACCCTATTTAAAAACCAAAGTTACTATAGAATTAACTAATGCAAAAAATGAGGCAACAGCTAAAGCTAGGGAAGCGATTATTCGCAATGATATTATTAATATATTAAGAAGTAAAACACTGGAAGATGTTACCCAGTCAGATTCCATGGTTAATTTAGCCAAGGAAATTACCAAGACGCTCAATGAAAAAACTCTCCCAGGTATGGTGAAAAATGTATATTTCTCGGATTTTGTTGTACAAAAATAA
- a CDS encoding OmpA family protein — protein MARKQKSDSSGGGGGHGGSGELRWLLTYADLITLLLAFFVIMYSMSQTDAKKYQALAHSLAIAFNSSSGGSSVVLDQGGASTVKVPAPEEQSSSDLELLKKKKQEMEIRKKENEEFQKIKEQIEKYAAKLGFKNRVIMNIEERGLVISLADSVMFDTGKANLTPMAIKVLDQMAGLLKQLNNPIRIEGHTDNVPIKNSKYPSNWQLSTDRATTVLIYLIEKHGLSPQKLSAAGYGEYKPIVPNTSEENRSRNRRVDIVILHSSESEKEPK, from the coding sequence ATGGCACGCAAACAAAAATCTGACAGTTCGGGCGGTGGAGGGGGGCATGGCGGCAGCGGCGAGCTTCGCTGGTTGCTAACATATGCCGATTTGATTACCTTATTACTAGCTTTTTTTGTTATTATGTATTCCATGTCGCAGACTGATGCCAAAAAATATCAAGCATTGGCGCATTCTTTAGCGATTGCATTTAATAGTTCAAGTGGCGGTAGCAGCGTTGTTCTTGATCAAGGGGGAGCTTCGACAGTTAAAGTACCAGCACCAGAAGAACAAAGTAGTAGCGATTTGGAATTGTTAAAAAAGAAAAAACAGGAAATGGAAATCAGAAAAAAAGAAAATGAGGAGTTTCAAAAAATAAAAGAACAAATAGAGAAATATGCTGCTAAATTAGGGTTTAAAAATAGAGTGATAATGAATATCGAGGAGCGGGGCCTGGTTATAAGCCTGGCAGATTCTGTTATGTTTGACACAGGTAAAGCCAATTTAACACCGATGGCGATAAAGGTTCTGGATCAGATGGCCGGGTTACTTAAACAACTAAATAATCCGATCAGAATTGAGGGACATACTGATAACGTACCTATTAAAAATAGTAAATATCCAAGTAACTGGCAATTATCAACGGATCGTGCTACTACGGTATTGATTTATTTAATTGAAAAACATGGATTGTCCCCCCAAAAATTATCTGCTGCAGGATATGGTGAATACAAGCCGATAGTACCTAATACATCAGAAGAAAATCGCAGCAGAAATAGAAGGGTTGATATAGTAATTCTGCATTCTTCTGAATCAGAGAAAGAACCAAAATGA
- a CDS encoding flagellar motor protein, which produces MDLATIIGLVLAIASLLISVILEGGELHSLINESAALLVFGGTIGATLICYSLEDIKEIGKVLKIAFTTQKTDPISVIENLVSFAERARREGLLALENETSSMDDDFLRKGIQLIVDGTDPELVRNILETELAFLEQRHHRSASIFETAGGFAPTMGIIGTVMGLVHVLGNLSDVAGLGPAIATAFIATFYGVSSANVIFLPLANKLKGKSSTEQLIREIMIEGILSIQAGENPRIVKEKLMAFLSPKIRSQLPVEGGEK; this is translated from the coding sequence GTGGACTTAGCGACAATCATTGGTCTGGTTTTAGCGATTGCTTCGCTGTTGATCAGTGTTATTTTAGAAGGTGGGGAACTACATTCATTAATCAACGAATCAGCGGCTTTACTGGTCTTTGGCGGCACCATAGGGGCTACCCTGATCTGTTATTCCCTTGAAGATATAAAAGAAATCGGAAAGGTATTAAAAATAGCTTTTACTACTCAAAAAACTGACCCGATCAGTGTTATTGAAAACCTGGTCAGTTTTGCTGAAAGAGCCAGAAGAGAAGGTTTACTTGCTTTAGAAAATGAGACAAGTAGCATGGACGATGATTTTTTACGTAAAGGAATACAATTAATCGTTGACGGTACAGACCCGGAACTTGTTAGAAATATTTTGGAAACAGAATTGGCCTTTTTAGAACAAAGACATCATCGCAGCGCAAGTATCTTTGAAACTGCCGGTGGTTTTGCACCGACAATGGGGATTATTGGGACTGTTATGGGGCTGGTTCACGTTTTGGGTAACTTATCGGATGTAGCCGGGCTGGGGCCGGCTATTGCCACCGCTTTTATAGCGACATTTTATGGAGTGTCTTCCGCAAACGTTATCTTTTTGCCGCTGGCAAACAAACTAAAAGGTAAAAGTAGCACTGAACAACTTATCAGAGAAATAATGATAGAGGGAATACTTTCCATTCAGGCAGGTGAAAACCCCAGGATTGTAAAAGAAAAGCTAATGGCATTTTTATCTCCCAAAATTAGGTCTCAGCTCCCTGTTGAAGGAGGGGAGAAATAA
- a CDS encoding flagellar FlbD family protein: MIKVTRLNGKEFVVNCEQIEFIEQTPDTVISLVSGKKVVVQESVDEIIGKVIHYKRQIGMFPVEK; the protein is encoded by the coding sequence ATGATAAAGGTCACGCGTTTAAATGGAAAAGAGTTTGTTGTCAATTGCGAGCAAATAGAGTTTATAGAACAAACCCCAGATACGGTGATATCCCTTGTTAGTGGCAAAAAAGTTGTTGTGCAGGAAAGTGTAGATGAAATTATTGGAAAAGTAATTCACTATAAACGCCAGATTGGTATGTTCCCGGTAGAGAAGTGA
- a CDS encoding flagellar hook protein FlgE, whose amino-acid sequence MMRSLFSGVSGLRNHQTKMDVIGNNIANINTVGFKRGRVNFQEMLVQTIRGASAPQGGRGGVNAQQVGLGVQVASIDYVQTQGNLQSTGKTTDLALQGDGFFILSDGADQLYTRTGIFDLDQDGNLIFASNGMKVMGWTTVDAYGKIVTNTSLTNITIPIGQSMKPQATEAVTYANNLDASAKLGTVHQTQVEVYDSVGNAHTIVTNFEKLSVDADGNTTWGYTVSLGNNDAIIQTFIGQFDTYDSLLPGGPGDPIPTPTTKLETQYQVLNLAQRAAFLANPNVTIDGKPITKDLKFSDLVQDTGNPAFSIRDQVSYLTGGAANFDSLDVAQKLFILEAAYAAVEANKQVAAGNPKFSGDYSLNVTAPYTGAGTVFGNNYYIDNLGVPYPLTVTDPAANTDPSVAETITIKIYSDSDPTGFTITLTETGPDTGIFQSDFNFTNGASNAATRSIKVKDGDTITIEYGGSTVDTARWYTTTYSPEYVDDLLKVQTSLGIDKLNPRYGYIIFDQSGQLKADETRLANLIIDPKNINLTRAYSFSPSGAKTVNIIPDFKSLTQYTSPFTASAVNQNGNPAGTLQSFTIDKNGTVTGIFSNGFTKDLAVIAIANFNNPGGLMKMGENLFKRSNNSGLAQIGPAGTGGRGSITPGALEMSNVDLSQEFTDMIVTQRGFQANSRIITTSDEMLQELVNLKR is encoded by the coding sequence ATGATGCGTTCATTATTCTCTGGTGTGTCGGGTTTGAGAAATCATCAAACCAAAATGGATGTGATCGGTAATAATATTGCTAATATAAATACGGTTGGGTTTAAAAGAGGACGGGTTAATTTTCAGGAAATGCTGGTACAAACCATTCGAGGTGCCTCTGCTCCTCAAGGGGGGCGCGGTGGCGTCAATGCTCAACAGGTAGGTCTGGGTGTCCAGGTGGCCAGCATCGATTATGTTCAGACCCAGGGTAACCTGCAGTCTACTGGCAAGACCACTGACCTGGCCCTGCAGGGGGATGGTTTCTTTATCCTTTCTGATGGTGCGGATCAGCTCTATACCAGAACCGGGATTTTTGACCTGGACCAGGATGGCAATCTGATTTTTGCCTCCAACGGGATGAAGGTAATGGGTTGGACCACAGTTGATGCCTATGGCAAGATAGTCACTAATACCAGCTTAACTAATATCACTATTCCCATCGGTCAGTCCATGAAACCTCAGGCAACCGAAGCAGTGACCTATGCCAACAATCTGGATGCCAGTGCCAAACTTGGGACTGTTCATCAGACACAGGTAGAGGTTTATGATTCTGTTGGCAATGCCCATACTATAGTGACAAACTTCGAAAAATTATCTGTTGATGCTGATGGAAATACCACCTGGGGTTATACAGTTAGCTTAGGTAATAACGATGCGATAATTCAAACTTTTATCGGTCAATTTGACACCTATGATTCGTTATTACCTGGAGGCCCTGGAGATCCTATTCCTACACCAACCACGAAGCTGGAAACGCAATATCAGGTATTAAACCTGGCCCAGAGAGCAGCTTTTCTGGCAAACCCTAATGTTACCATAGATGGCAAGCCGATTACTAAGGACTTAAAATTCTCTGATCTGGTTCAGGATACTGGTAATCCAGCCTTTTCCATTCGTGACCAGGTATCGTATCTCACGGGGGGCGCGGCTAATTTTGATTCATTGGATGTAGCCCAAAAGCTATTTATTTTAGAAGCAGCTTATGCGGCAGTGGAGGCAAATAAACAGGTAGCTGCTGGCAACCCCAAATTTTCCGGAGACTATAGTTTGAATGTAACTGCACCGTATACTGGAGCGGGCACCGTATTTGGCAATAATTATTATATTGATAATTTAGGTGTTCCTTATCCGCTTACCGTAACAGATCCCGCTGCCAATACTGATCCTTCAGTAGCTGAAACTATAACAATAAAAATTTATTCGGATAGTGACCCTACTGGTTTTACAATAACTTTAACAGAAACAGGTCCTGATACAGGTATTTTCCAAAGTGATTTTAATTTTACCAATGGCGCATCTAATGCCGCAACCAGAAGTATCAAGGTTAAGGATGGAGACACGATAACTATCGAATATGGCGGTAGTACTGTAGATACCGCTAGATGGTACACGACAACATATAGTCCTGAATATGTTGATGATTTGTTAAAGGTACAAACTAGCCTGGGAATCGATAAACTTAATCCCAGATATGGCTATATTATTTTCGATCAGAGCGGTCAGTTAAAAGCTGATGAAACCCGACTGGCAAACTTGATTATCGATCCGAAAAATATAAATTTGACCAGAGCTTATAGTTTTTCCCCTTCCGGGGCCAAGACAGTAAATATTATTCCTGATTTCAAGTCCCTTACTCAGTACACTTCGCCTTTTACAGCCAGTGCTGTTAACCAGAACGGGAACCCGGCGGGTACTTTGCAGAGCTTTACCATCGACAAGAATGGGACAGTTACCGGTATATTCTCTAACGGTTTTACCAAAGATCTGGCAGTAATTGCTATTGCTAATTTCAATAATCCGGGCGGGTTGATGAAAATGGGCGAAAACCTTTTCAAACGTTCCAACAACTCCGGTTTGGCCCAGATTGGCCCGGCTGGCACAGGTGGACGGGGTTCTATTACCCCCGGGGCGCTGGAAATGTCCAATGTGGATTTGAGCCAGGAATTCACTGATATGATTGTGACCCAGAGGGGGTTCCAGGCCAATTCACGGATTATAACTACTTCTGATGAAATGTTACAGGAACTGGTTAATCTAAAGAGGTAG
- a CDS encoding TIGR02530 family flagellar biosynthesis protein, with translation MSEMLRGITGQSIKPAVNQPGHGISKNVNFAGILQQAVNKQKLKFSGHALERLGLRNSTISERAQQKLEDAVAKAAAKGAKEALIWLDNTAYVVSIKNRTVITAVTKEAMKENVFTNIDCAVIMD, from the coding sequence ATGAGTGAGATGTTACGCGGAATTACCGGTCAGAGTATAAAACCTGCTGTCAATCAGCCTGGGCATGGCATCAGCAAAAACGTTAATTTTGCGGGGATCCTGCAACAAGCGGTAAACAAGCAAAAGTTGAAGTTTTCCGGCCATGCCTTAGAACGATTGGGCCTCAGAAACAGCACCATCAGTGAAAGGGCTCAGCAAAAACTGGAAGATGCTGTCGCCAAAGCTGCTGCAAAAGGAGCAAAGGAAGCGCTAATCTGGCTGGATAATACGGCTTATGTGGTAAGTATCAAAAACAGGACTGTAATTACAGCGGTAACCAAAGAAGCAATGAAGGAAAATGTCTTTACCAATATAGATTGTGCTGTAATTATGGATTAA
- a CDS encoding flagellar hook capping FlgD N-terminal domain-containing protein: MTISKVQQTTNQGGVAPKANNKDLGKDAFLQLLTTQLRYQDPLRPMEDKDFIAQLAQFSSLEQMQNLNLNVNLLRGTELLGKTVKAKLTDEKGQERVISGLVTAAQKVDGQVKLTVNDQVVSIEQILEVSL; encoded by the coding sequence ATGACTATCAGTAAGGTTCAGCAAACTACCAATCAGGGTGGGGTAGCACCAAAAGCAAATAATAAAGACCTGGGCAAAGATGCGTTTCTACAGTTGCTGACCACTCAATTGCGCTATCAGGATCCGCTGCGCCCTATGGAAGATAAGGATTTTATTGCCCAACTGGCCCAGTTCAGCAGCCTGGAACAAATGCAGAACCTGAACTTAAATGTTAACTTGTTACGAGGAACTGAACTGCTCGGCAAGACGGTTAAAGCCAAATTGACTGATGAAAAAGGGCAGGAAAGAGTTATTTCCGGGCTGGTAACTGCAGCTCAGAAGGTAGATGGACAGGTAAAACTGACAGTTAATGATCAAGTTGTAAGCATTGAACAGATTTTGGAAGTTAGCCTGTGA